The following proteins are encoded in a genomic region of Syntrophorhabdales bacterium:
- the dctP gene encoding TRAP transporter substrate-binding protein DctP, which translates to MTGEKMFAIPRNLCGRAPDPGPCFCGTLRWAVVFVLMLAFCMPAPGAAQNVVLKLGTLAPEGSAWVKAFRDINKELEQKTNKQVTLRIFPGGMLGDEVDMLRKIKVGEIQGALLTGGGLGVIFKDFRILGLPFLFQNYQEVDAVLERMDNLFQKGLLDNGFKWMGWAEQGFIYLLSKEPIKNAADLKKGKVWIWEDTPIGRAVFKELGVNAIPLPVTDVLMALQTGMVDTVYSSPLAAIAVQWFTKVSYMTNVPLAYSAGAVVLKKADFEKIPQAQRPLVEAAFRQQLAPLKEQLRKENEKAIQVLQAKGIKLITPSAGDVKELQAICFKGISTLGEDQFSKKSLEEERNILKTLRKEN; encoded by the coding sequence ATGACTGGAGAAAAAATGTTTGCAATACCCCGGAACCTCTGTGGGCGAGCACCCGATCCCGGACCCTGTTTTTGCGGCACTCTGCGCTGGGCCGTCGTCTTTGTTCTGATGCTCGCCTTTTGTATGCCGGCACCAGGTGCGGCTCAGAACGTGGTCTTGAAGCTGGGAACGTTAGCTCCTGAAGGAAGCGCGTGGGTCAAGGCCTTCCGTGACATCAACAAGGAGTTGGAGCAGAAGACGAACAAACAAGTCACGCTTCGTATCTTTCCCGGAGGCATGCTCGGCGATGAAGTAGATATGCTACGCAAGATCAAGGTAGGTGAAATCCAGGGCGCGCTGCTCACCGGCGGCGGTCTGGGAGTCATCTTCAAAGACTTCAGGATTCTTGGCTTACCTTTTCTTTTTCAGAATTACCAGGAGGTTGACGCGGTCCTTGAGCGTATGGATAATCTTTTTCAGAAAGGACTGCTCGACAATGGCTTCAAATGGATGGGCTGGGCAGAACAGGGCTTTATCTACCTTCTCTCGAAGGAGCCGATCAAAAATGCCGCGGATCTCAAAAAAGGCAAGGTCTGGATCTGGGAGGACACGCCAATCGGGAGAGCGGTTTTCAAGGAACTGGGTGTCAATGCCATACCTTTGCCGGTTACGGATGTGCTCATGGCCCTGCAGACCGGCATGGTCGACACGGTCTACAGCTCGCCTCTTGCGGCTATAGCCGTGCAATGGTTTACAAAGGTCTCGTACATGACGAATGTACCGCTGGCCTACTCGGCAGGTGCAGTAGTTCTCAAGAAGGCTGATTTCGAAAAGATCCCGCAGGCTCAGAGGCCTCTGGTCGAAGCAGCATTCAGACAGCAGCTTGCACCGCTGAAGGAGCAACTCCGGAAGGAAAACGAGAAAGCAATCCAGGTGCTTCAGGCCAAGGGCATCAAGCTCATCACCCCTTCCGCCGGCGACGTCAAGGAGCTTCAGGCCATTTGCTTCAAAGGCATTTCCACCCTCGGGGAAGATCAGTTCTCGAAAAAGAGCCTCGAGGAGGAGAGGAATATTCTCAAGACGCTGCGCAAAGAGAACTGA